CTCACAACATACCCCAGTTACGCAGCTTACTTAAGACGCTCACAACAGACCTTCTTTGTTACTGGGTGCAccagaaaacatgtcagcagtgtcaTACGTCAGCAgcgttgtgaacgcgctcacagcAGACCCGGAAGAGACGAcgatgctgaataaagttgttgttttttatttttggaccaaaatgtattttcgatgcttcaaaaaattctaactgaacctctgatgtcacatggactactttgaagatgtttttattatctttctggacatggacagtataccgtacatacattttcaatggagggtcagaaagcttttggactaaatctaaaatatcttaaactgtgttacgaagatgaatggaggtcttacgggtttggaacgacatgagggtgagtcattaatgacattattaaaatttttcggtgaactaaccctttaatgctttcatacaaacatacaatcataataattcaatatttatgaTTACACTGATCCCTGACTGGTCTAACACCAGGCTGGGAAATAGCAGTGTTGATAACTGGCGAACCTAACTGATTAGAAAAGATTGCGATTTAAACTTAAACTTGAGTTTAAGTTTATACTGGGTTTGAATTTAGAGCAATAAGTGTTTTGCCATGATGGTTCTATGAATCTACAGATTTGTGAGAGACATAGAAAAGTAGAGTTCAGGTAGATGGGGCTAAACTTTACCATCAGCCTGCTCCTGGGAAACTGCGCTATCATCTGCAAAACATCTTGTGCCTGAAATGTTACCATAGTCAAATATCGGCCCTTCCAGCAATGTCACAATATCCAGCCGATTGATCTTAGTCAGGACTGCAGTTAAGGCATCcgctaaaaggaaaaaaaaaaagatattcatgGTTGCACATATTAGCTGAACAATAAATTTAGCCTTTAAGTTGTTTCACTTATAATGGCTTAGAATATGATTTGGAAACAGAAGTCTGTCCCTGCCCAAACCCCACCCACCTTTCTCCTCTCTGTATGATTTACCCTTATTCAGAAAATATGTAGTGCATAGGCACACTTACTTGTAGCGTTTTTACCATCTCGGCTAACCCATTTCTTTAATAGCATGAAACTCTGAGCTGTCAATGAGTTGGGGTTTTCCACACGGATTTGATTTATCTCATCAACCGAAAATTCCATTTCCCTGGCCAGCTCTGCAAcacattaaatatagattaacGACTCCTCTGTCTTTACCACTCCCCCCGTACACATGTGCGCAGTACTGCAGTGACTGCAGATGGCACACCCTACTGATCGCAGCAGCACCGATGCTTTGAGAATCAACAACAAATAATTCAAAGTCAtatgtgcaaaaaataataatactaaaaagcagcatttaggggtaaaaatgtgacattatttGCACAGATGACATTATTACAGAGATATAAACATATAGAGTATATTTGTGCTAAGGTGCAATGCAACACTTTATCCTCTAGGTGGTGTCGTTTCTCACCAGTCCAACTCAGGCCAAGATGATCCGCCACAATAGCCATACGTACATCTGTTCTTTCACAGGGGCTCTGAGGGCCTGAGAGCAGAAGATGGAAAGCCATGAAAatctttaaaacataatattcagAGAAgtatttagaaaagtaataaatcAGACTACCCTTTTCTGATCAAGTCAAGATAATTAAAAGTTTGGGggagatttttgcatttttaagccACAACAAAATGAGTCAATATCCAAATAACAGGTGAGGGGAGATTGATCAGAAAAGagttgcaaaaatattttgatatagtCAATTATCTTGTTAGTGGTTTTAAGAGGTTAGATTTGTAAAGAATGCATCTAACCAATCTATTTGGAAATGTTTAAACCTTCTTACAGTATACTCTTACcagaaacacaacaaataaattgcaaaaaagaCATGATTCAAATGTCTCTACAGCTACAGCAGAGGGTCAAATGCGAATTCACAGTATCAAATGAAACTAAACATGCGGTATCTTTGGTGCTGTGCTAGGACTGTGTGTCTGCGTGGGCTCACAAGATCTATAGGCTTCCTTAACACCTTACACGAAACTAGGAACCAAAAAAATGGCCAGCAACCCACTCACACTGGCATGCTACAGTAAAACTGACTATCCATAGAAAGAGATCTGAAAACAGGTTAAGAGACCAGCACACAAgtacacaaagagagagaaaatgacaaatgacagaGATGACATCTACAGTCAGGTCACACCACAGGCAATCACAACGGCTCATGCAACTAAGATCATACAAGTGTAAAGTTTTACAAACTAGGCTTGATCTCCACGCCGGGGGCCACTTGAGGCCCAGCACCCTGACTGCCTTCACCTCCATCAGTCCTcctactcctcctcctcctgtctcTCCTGGACTGCTCAACCTGTGATCTCACGTCTCTAGCAGACCTGGATGTATGGTAGGGTTGCGACGCTTCTGATAAAGATGTGTTCCTTGATGTGCTGCTTTCTTCATCCTTATCATATGCCTGCATCTTTTTCTCTTCACTGGAAAGGCAGTCCACTTGCTTTACTGCACTACTAGGTTTTGAACTACTAGAACTTTTGCCAACCTCACGTAGGGGCTTCTGATCACATTTACTGCCTGATCTACTCACTGGACCGGGTTTTGATCTTTTGTTGTTGGTTATCGTTTTGGTTGGCTGTGTTTTACCTTTCTGTTTGGCTATTGTGGTGGTCCTACATTTCCCAACTGGTGAGGAACTAACATGTTTAACCTTCATCATTGGGATTCTAGATTTAGGCTTCACATCTGGGAATGGATCTAATCGATTCCTGGCTACTGGTCTAATCTTCTGAATTGGTTTAGAAGATACTAGATCTTTTTTACAACCCAGTGGTGGATGAGGTGCTCTCACTGGCAACCTAGACTTTGGTGGCTTTCTTGTAATGTCTTTGCATTTGGAGATTACATCATTCTCTGTACTGCCATTCCTGAAAGTACCAGTGTCCTTTCTGACTGAATCTTCACATGGGTTTATTAATTGAACTGAGCAAAGATCAGACATTAACAGCTGTTCAGTTTGTATGCCGCTTTGTAGCAAGCAGTGTGTTCCAGCATTTAAGGCCTCAAGATTAGCATTATTACTACAGTTTCTGGAATTACTGGAAGTTGTCTGGAGGTATGTTTGTGGTTCTGTCCTCGATGAGTCTGTCATCTGATTGTACTTGCTTGTGCTATAGGTGTCTGGTCCTACTTGATGTGCAGTTTCTGGTGTTTGACCTTGTGAACTATCCCAGTCTACACAAACAAAATCTCTCCTCTCAATGTTGGAAGATTTGAGTCCTACCTTAAAAGAAGAACATAAAGAACTGACTTCTGAATAGGGGGGAGGCTCCATGTCATGAGATGTGTCAGAGTGGTCAGTGCATATCTGAATGATATTGTATGATATAACCGTGTTGTCCTCCATCTTAACTTGTGCTCTCTCAACTATCTGTGGATTTGAGGTGACTACATTTGGTTTTCTGACCCCATCCCCTATCCTCCCTCCTAATGTATGCTCACCGATCTGAAAAAATTGCAGCCTCTCTTCAACAAAATCCCGCTTGCTCATGTCAATCGCACCACTGCGGGTCATCTCAAACATCTTCCCTTCGTGGAAGGGGAAAGGGTTTGGCTCGCTAGTTGGTGTGCTTTCATCGGTTGGGGTTCTTGCAGGAGTTGTGTCAGGGGTTGTTGCTGTAGACTTGTCATCTACTGCTAGCCCAAACGGCTTGGGCTCATCATCTTTTATTCTAGCGTCCACTACTTCATCTTCTCCTCCCTTGCTTGACCAAGGATCAAAGCCTTTTGTTGCAACAGTTTTAAAAGGCGTATTAAACTCCTCATCTAGCTTGTAACTAAAGTAAGTTTCAGACAATCCTTGATCAGATTGTTTTCCATCCTTTTCACCGTCCTTTCCATTCCTTTTGTTTGAGGGATCAGTCTTAGCTTTGGTCTTTTTGTAATCCTCAGCTGGTGATTCTTCATGAATTACTTCAAGTTTACTTTGGCAACGGTCACTTGGTCTAGACATATTATCTAATGCCCAAAGATCCTTTCTGTTTTCATTGGGAAATCCAAATGGTTTGGCAATAGATTCACTTAAGCCGTCATCCTCATCTTGAAGTTCATATCCATCAAGAGAGTCGATCTCAGTGGCATCAGTGTCATGAGAGAACTCTGCAGTTGTCGCTATTGAGCAATCTGTGATGGACTGATCATTGCCATTTTGTTCATAATCATAATCTTCTGCTTTTCCATTATCATTTGCCCCTTGTTCTTTATCGTTTCCATTCTTGTCCGTTTTTTTGGATGGGCTTTTCATCAAATCTTTGTCCTCATCTATCTTAAAGGTATATTTCTTTATTGGAATAGGTTTAAAGACAGATTCCTCCTCCGCACTTGAATCACTATCATTAGCTCCTGGGGGCACAGGAGATGGAGGCTGGACTCTTATTATAGGTTCAGCAAGAAGATGTTTATCATGCTCCTCTTGGAGATTTACTTCCATCAATTCAGTCTCAGCCTCTGAGGAAGGAGTTGACCCTTTTTTCTCAGGCTGTGAGGAATCAGAATCCAAGGGTGGTGGAGGAGGGAACTCTATATATGCAACTCTTTTGTTTTGTGTCCCCTGGCCATTTTCGTGCTTACCATTGGCTCCTTTTTCTGGTCCAGATTCTGTCAAATGAATAGCTTTGCCTTGCTCACTATCTTCTGACTCCTCTGAAACCTCAGCTATTGGGCTTGCAATACCTggcataaatgcaataaatggatCAGGGGTTCTTGAGGTGAGATCATAGCTGACCTCTTCTGAGCTTGGTGTCTCTGGAGTCATAGGACTTTTGCCAGAGCTATCGATAAAAGAGAACTGTTCTAAAGTGTCATCATCTGGGCTGCCTTGAGGAGATGTGGGCTGTTTCTGTTTAACTGCATAAATTGTTCGGCTTTCTGAGCTAACCATCTTTTTGAATGTTCCATTGCTTCCTCCTCCTCCCATATCTTTGTCAGACTGTTTCCCTACTTGAACACTTACATAGACTGGTAAAGTTTTAAGCCCTTTGAAACTTTCTCTTGTTGTAACGGTGGATATTTTTTCGACCAAACTACTGTCACTTAGACCACTTGTTCTACTTTCAGCAGAGACCTCTTCAGACTTCTTTGTTGCAGCTTCCTCTCTCTGTAACTCTGAACGGCCCTGAACCCTTGGTTTGGTCAGGGTAGGTATTTGCGATGGGCTCTTTTCGGATAATTTAGTTAATGTGTCTTGATTTGCCTTCTTTGACTGATTATTGTCTGAAGAACCAGGTGATGTTCTCACAGGAATATGAGATTCTGTCTTTTTCATAAGGGTCTTTATCTGAAAGTCATTCCTACTGATATTATCCTTAGAGAATGAAGCTGTTTTAACTGTCTCATTTTTAATGTCACCCTTTAAAAACTGCTGCTCTTTAATATCATTAATTGCACTATGCCTGTCTACAATATTTCCATCTTTCAAATCTTGAGAGTCAACTTTAGTAGAGCTCTCCCGAGATTTATCAAACTCTTGatctttcattttctcaaaatgagaaGCTCTTTTAACAACAGTATCTGATTTTTCAGGTAAACATTTTTCACCCAACTGTGTTGAGACAATAGTACTGCTACTTTTATCGTTTTCTGTTAGTTTTTTAGGAGGTGGGTGTCCTTCGTCTGTGGAATCAGCTTTTGAACCACCGTAAAACTGATACACTGGTAATTTACTTTCTGTTAGTTTCTTAACTGGTTGTTTTGATTGTGTTAGAGGCACATTCTGATCCTGTTTCTGTGCTTCTATTTCAAACTTTTGTCGAACAGAACTCACTCTAAAAGTCTTAACGGGGACTGGGGGGCCTGCATCACCTGTCTTTGTCTGCTTAAGATCTTCGTGCTGTTTTGGCTTGTCCTCACTGAACTGTGATAGCATATGCCTCTCGGGACTGTTTGGCAGACTTGCACTTTTCCTTTCATTTGTGCTGCCAAACATCTTCTGTCTGCCTTTGTCCCATTCCTCAGCTGCAGTCTTTTGCTTTTTCTCAGGGCTGCTGCACGTTGAGCTCGGCCCTGACTGTGTCTCTCGTGATAATCTTGTTGGTTTCTTTTTCTCAGGGGACTGGAGCTCATCATTTAACTTTTCAGTTTTGTCCCTAAAAAACTGTGAAACTTCACTCAGTTTCTCCTCTGCCTCTTTAATGGTCCGATCTACTCTATCTTCATATATGAGCTTCTCTCTGTTCCTGTCCTGCCTATCCTGGGCGAATCTCATCCACACCGCATGTTTAGGGCTACCGGGTTCTGTGGTATAATGTAATACTGTAACTTTGTCATATTGCTCATCTTGTGGGGGATATTTACCTGATTTCTCTGATGCATCCCTTGCTGACTTTAATTTGGACTGCTTCCTGGGGCCAGCTACTTTTTCTCCATATATGCCTTCTGCCCCATGGACCTCAGTGGCTACGCTATGCGCCTGATCTGCCACTGAGTCCTCAGTATCAGAATGTGATATGTCTAATTTTTCTGAGAGCAACATTTTTTcagcaaacctgtatgactcccCTCTCAACTCAGATAACTCATCATCATGATACTCAATAGAATGCTGGCTTAGAAGTTTTAAAGCTTTATATGACTCATCTGCAATAAGCTGAGCTGAACCTGGACGAGACTCTTCCTCTTGGGAAACAGGTGTATTGACTCTGGATGTGTCTAAGAAGGACGGAAGTGATTCCTCAGCAGTAAGTTCCTCCTCATCTTGAAGAGTCTCATAATCACCATCAACCCTTTCAACAAGCTCCTTAAGACCTCGGTCACTCCTGCATATAAACTCTGGATGCTTTTTAGTCTCTCTGATTATAACTTCTGTCGGGTCAGTTGTGTTGCCCTTTTCTATGTGAACCTCAATAATTCTCTCAACTTTGGGTTTTTTGTCCTTTTCGAGGAACCGTGGGGACAATTCATCTCCTTTAATGGCATCTTGGCCAGTTTTGTGCTCAAATAAACCGGCAAATTCTTTGGAAGGGTCTCTTCCAGACTGAAAAGCTTTCATTATGTCTCGGACTGACATTGTTTCTCCAGCATCTTTCAGTTGAGGTTTGTGGTAGACCATTCGAGTTGTAGTGGTGATATGAGTTTCTTCTTTGACGCAGGCCAGTTCCTCAGAGCTGGCTTTCATCTGCAAGGCTTTTACCTTATCTTTGATCGAGCTAACTGCTGGCTCAGGCTCAACCGGAGGCTTTAAAACTGCTGCCTCATCCATTAGTGGCTCACAGACCTCCTCAGGATGTTCATAGCTCCTGATGACGTGAACAACCTCAGTTCTGGTTTCTGTTATGACAGGGGGAATAGGCAGATCTGTGAAGGGGGGTTTGGGCCCTGTGCTCTCTGCACTTTGAGGAGCTGATGGGGTCTTTTCACTTCTGGTTTCAAAACCACTATCTGAGAGGGGACTCTTATCTTGTTCATGGGAAAAGTCATCAGGAGATTCCAGGATAGCATCTGTGCCATTGTAGGAATCTGCTAACTTACTCAAGTCTTTCTCTGAGGGAGAGGTCCGCATACCTGTGGGTGGCATTTTGAGCTTGTGCTCCGGTTTTATGGTACGCTTTTGTTTTTCCTCCCCTTCCTTCTTTATTTCATCATACCTGCTCTTTACATCAGCTATTTTTGAAAGGGAACTGGCACCAAGATCATTCATTAAGTAATCAACCACTTTAGCTAAATTGAGATCTTTGTCTGGCACTGACTGTGGCCCGACAGGAAGAGTTGGTTCAAATGTTGGCAGGGAACGCATGGCACTCTGTCGTGCCTCCTCAATTTCATCTTTGGAGAACTCTTCCCATTCATCTTCTGAGGCCCTGTCTTTACTTGAGCTTTTGGCCTCGCTCAGGACATCTTTTGTAAGAATTTCACTAACTTTGACAAGGTCCTCTTTAACTTTCTCAACCAAACTGAAAGGCTCTTCATCCTCCACCCTGGACTCTTTAAAAACATGCGAGTGGAAGCTTTTGGCTGTGGTTGATGAGTCAGTTTGTAAGATTGCAGtcattcttatcagatcttcctTCATATCTGCCACATCCTTAAGAATCTCTTGACTGGATGTCAATGTGGGTGCAGCAGCAGCTTTTAGGACTGTTGGGGAAATAAAAAGTGAGGGCTTTGAGGGTTTAATCCGTGATGTTGAGGACTGTGCTTGGGTGTGTGTCTGAGGTGTGATTGTTATTTTTTCTGGGAGTTTCTTCCCCTGGGGTTCAGGAAGCACACTGACCACGGAGAATACCGGAACGGACATGGAAATGGGTGATATTGATGTGGTGGTAGTGGCTGGTGATCTAAGGGTATCGTAAACAGAACTTGATAAATTTGATCTTAAAGGTGAAGATACAGATTTTAGTGCACTATAATTTGACGTTAAGCCAGCAGTAAGTGTTTTCTCAGCCTCACTGAAGGCTGCACCAACACTGGCCGTAGCTGCTTGCGTTGTGGCCTGTATCCGTTCTTGTAAGCTGTAAACCCCTCCTGTAAACAGACGGGAAGATGCAGAGGAGGATGAGGGGTATTTTATCGGTGAAATGGATCCGTTTAGCAGGACTGTTTCAGTACTGGATATTGTAGGCTTAGCTGATGAAGAAAGTGATGACAGAATCGTACCCCTAGCTGCATCTGTGGTTGTTTTAATAGAGGACAAGCTTGATATGTTTCGAATGG
This region of Cyprinus carpio isolate SPL01 chromosome B12, ASM1834038v1, whole genome shotgun sequence genomic DNA includes:
- the LOC109100368 gene encoding ankyrin-3-like isoform X19: MATIGTGESEPAQTDSNASYLRAARAGNLEKALDYIKSGVDINICNQNGLNALHLASKEGHVEVVAELIKLGATVDAATKKGNTALHIASLAGQVDVVKELVTNRANINAQSQNGFTPLYMAAQENHLDVVKFLLDNGSSQSIATEDGFTPLAVALQQGHDQVVSLLLENDTKGKVRLPALHIAARKDDTKAAALLLQNDHNADVESKMMVNRTTESGFTPLHIAAHYGNINVATLLLNRGAAVDFKARNDITPLHVASKRGNANMVRLLLERGARIDAKTKDGLTPLHCGARSGHEQVLEMLLDRGAPILSKTKNGLSPLHMATQGDHLNCVQLLLHHEVPVDDVTNDYLTALHVAAHCGHYKVAKVLVDKKANPNAKALNGFTPLHIACKKNRIKVMELLLKHGASIQAVTESGLTPIHVAAFMGHENIVTQLTNHGASPNTMNVRGETALHMAARAGQANVVKFLVANGADVDAKAKDDQTPLHISSRLGKPDIVQQLLQHGASPDATTTSGYTPLHLAARDGHKDVGSILLDNGASLGITTKKGFTPLHVAAKYGKIEVAKLLLQKRAPPDAAGKSGLTPLHVAAHYDNQKVALLLLDQGASPHAAAKNGYTPLHIAAKKNQMEIATTLLEYGADTNATTRQGISPLHLAAQEGNVDMVTLLLARETAINLGNKNGLTPLHLAAQEDKVNVSEVLVNHGATIDPETKMGYTPLHVACHYGNIKMVHFLLKNQAKVNAKTKNGYTPLHQAAQQGHTHIINLLLQHGASPNELTVNGNTALAIARRLGYISVVDTLKVVTEETHTTVTVTEKHKLNVPETMNEVLDMSDDEVRRANVPEMLNEDYISDVDEGEDAMTGDTDKYLGPQDLRELGDDSLPQEGYVGFSVGARTASPKVSLRSFSSDRSNTLNRSSFTRDSMMIEEILAPNKDTHLTLAKDYNANSMRRCSWTPETLDNVNLVSSPVHSGFLVSFMVDARGGSMRGSRHNGMRIIIPPRKCTAPTRITCRLVKRHKLASLPPMVEGEGLASRLVEVGPAGAQFLGPVIVEIPHFGSMRGKERELIMLRSENGETWKEHHYDCKSEDLVELLNGMDEELDSTADLEKKRICRIITKDFPQYFAVVSRIKQESNQMGPDGGVLSSMTVPLVQASFPEGALTKKIRVGLQAQPVPDEAVKKIIGNRATFSPIVTVEPRRRKFHKPITMTLPVPPLSGEGVVNGYKGDPTPSLRLLCSITGGTSPAQWEDITGTTPLTFMNDCVSFTTNVSARFWLADCHQTPETVGLATQLYRELICVPYMAKFVVFAKMNDPVESSLRCFCMTDDKVDKTLEQQENFEEVARSKDIEVLEGKPIYVDCYGNLAPLTKAGQQLVFNFYAFKENRLPFCVKVRDSSQEPCGRLSFLREPKTSKGLAQTAICNLNITLPGLKKDVDSDPEEETEKPERRHTFASLALRKRYSYLTEPGTKTVERSTTRTLPAGYAHKPVFSTRSYQAWSTAPITVPGQTKCGLGSLSSSPSNTPSVSPLKSVWSISSASPIKSTLGTSNASPAKSVSDVASPIRTYRSMSSPIKTVVQQPQNQVQISSSLLSSPGKTGTDPVSIKGLAASLSSRANLISSPGSMLDRTFTTVTQADSIKSTTNTYTSSFKSTLAPSSIVASSPIRNISSLSSIKTTTDAARGTILSSLSSSAKPTISSTETVLLNGSISPIKYPSSSSASSRLFTGGVYSLQERIQATTQAATASVGAAFSEAEKTLTAGLTSNYSALKSVSSPLRSNLSSSVYDTLRSPATTTTSISPISMSVPVFSVVSVLPEPQGKKLPEKITITPQTHTQAQSSTSRIKPSKPSLFISPTVLKAAAAPTLTSSQEILKDVADMKEDLIRMTAILQTDSSTTAKSFHSHVFKESRVEDEEPFSLVEKVKEDLVKVSEILTKDVLSEAKSSSKDRASEDEWEEFSKDEIEEARQSAMRSLPTFEPTLPVGPQSVPDKDLNLAKVVDYLMNDLGASSLSKIADVKSRYDEIKKEGEEKQKRTIKPEHKLKMPPTGMRTSPSEKDLSKLADSYNGTDAILESPDDFSHEQDKSPLSDSGFETRSEKTPSAPQSAESTGPKPPFTDLPIPPVITETRTEVVHVIRSYEHPEEVCEPLMDEAAVLKPPVEPEPAVSSIKDKVKALQMKASSEELACVKEETHITTTTRMVYHKPQLKDAGETMSVRDIMKAFQSGRDPSKEFAGLFEHKTGQDAIKGDELSPRFLEKDKKPKVERIIEVHIEKGNTTDPTEVIIRETKKHPEFICRSDRGLKELVERVDGDYETLQDEEELTAEESLPSFLDTSRVNTPVSQEEESRPGSAQLIADESYKALKLLSQHSIEYHDDELSELRGESYRFAEKMLLSEKLDISHSDTEDSVADQAHSVATEVHGAEGIYGEKVAGPRKQSKLKSARDASEKSGKYPPQDEQYDKVTVLHYTTEPGSPKHAVWMRFAQDRQDRNREKLIYEDRVDRTIKEAEEKLSEVSQFFRDKTEKLNDELQSPEKKKPTRLSRETQSGPSSTCSSPEKKQKTAAEEWDKGRQKMFGSTNERKSASLPNSPERHMLSQFSEDKPKQHEDLKQTKTGDAGPPVPVKTFRVSSVRQKFEIEAQKQDQNVPLTQSKQPVKKLTESKLPVYQFYGGSKADSTDEGHPPPKKLTENDKSSSTIVSTQLGEKCLPEKSDTVVKRASHFEKMKDQEFDKSRESSTKVDSQDLKDGNIVDRHSAINDIKEQQFLKGDIKNETVKTASFSKDNISRNDFQIKTLMKKTESHIPVRTSPGSSDNNQSKKANQDTLTKLSEKSPSQIPTLTKPRVQGRSELQREEAATKKSEEVSAESRTSGLSDSSLVEKISTVTTRESFKGLKTLPVYVSVQVGKQSDKDMGGGGSNGTFKKMVSSESRTIYAVKQKQPTSPQGSPDDDTLEQFSFIDSSGKSPMTPETPSSEEVSYDLTSRTPDPFIAFMPGIASPIAEVSEESEDSEQGKAIHLTESGPEKGANGKHENGQGTQNKRVAYIEFPPPPPLDSDSSQPEKKGSTPSSEAETELMEVNLQEEHDKHLLAEPIIRVQPPSPVPPGANDSDSSAEEESVFKPIPIKKYTFKIDEDKDLMKSPSKKTDKNGNDKEQGANDNGKAEDYDYEQNGNDQSITDCSIATTAEFSHDTDATEIDSLDGYELQDEDDGLSESIAKPFGFPNENRKDLWALDNMSRPSDRCQSKLEVIHEESPAEDYKKTKAKTDPSNKRNGKDGEKDGKQSDQGLSETYFSYKLDEEFNTPFKTVATKGFDPWSSKGGEDEVVDARIKDDEPKPFGLAVDDKSTATTPDTTPARTPTDESTPTSEPNPFPFHEGKMFEMTRSGAIDMSKRDFVEERLQFFQIGEHTLGGRIGDGVRKPNVVTSNPQIVERAQVKMEDNTVISYNIIQICTDHSDTSHDMEPPPYSEVSSLCSSFKVGLKSSNIERRDFVCVDWDSSQGQTPETAHQVGPDTYSTSKYNQMTDSSRTEPQTYLQTTSSNSRNCSNNANLEALNAGTHCLLQSGIQTEQLLMSDLCSVQLINPCEDSVRKDTGTFRNGSTENDVISKCKDITRKPPKSRLPVRAPHPPLGCKKDLVSSKPIQKIRPVARNRLDPFPDVKPKSRIPMMKVKHVSSSPVGKCRTTTIAKQKGKTQPTKTITNNKRSKPGPVSRSGSKCDQKPLREVGKSSSSSKPSSAVKQVDCLSSEEKKMQAYDKDEESSTSRNTSLSEASQPYHTSRSARDVRSQVEQSRRDRRRRSRRTDGGEGSQGAGPQVAPGVEIKPSPQSPCERTDVRMAIVADHLGLSWTELAREMEFSVDEINQIRVENPNSLTAQSFMLLKKWVSRDGKNATTDALTAVLTKINRLDIVTLLEGPIFDYGNISGTRCFADDSAVSQEQADGYHNIELELKSPSEVTYEPPTPLCEDDFFSEDIRLKFPSSAPVRPSELSLPNTSGPVSADTKPPTVMAEDTSIGGRESVSQEDGSAEDDFGVNKESASPSEQHDSEGASKKSDVFPNSPVKEQKEVQPKLPICVSASEAPGESGKSGFDEEDEDMTQEKIKSLLENINLEEGSEDEEMTEERLQAILSQVQLAEKDMSLVSGLQSETSGTNGKTATLSQGLNTVTQGQRESSQELVSSTPGVQTERQNGEHPELQAKARLSSDASESSSKPKGKARKDSGQEGVSSEALEDRGPNNRGEDISKPKVQQEACRDNESSSDEEETVTTRVYRRRVILKGDQARNIPVETVTEEQFTDEDGNMVTRKVIRKVVRRTAGVEEKGRRKRGKRSQQANRAEQEEQGGPGPHREHTEAGEGGKGIKKEGRQREKVVQS